Below is a genomic region from Eupeodes corollae chromosome 1, idEupCoro1.1, whole genome shotgun sequence.
GTGAAACCAAAGGAAACTCTCTGGACAAATTAATGATTACcaacttttgaaaacttttgtagGTAGAAAGACGATAACAGTCCtattaatagaaaaagcatATTCCAGTTTTATTCCAGTAGTTTCCTAAACCACGGAAGAAGAGTTAATCTAAGGACTAATACttctcatttataaaaaagatgatcGCGGAATAGTATAATGGCGTTGCcagaaatcatttaaaaaatctactACAATATGTAAGATGCAAGTTTGGTGATCTGACATGTTCATCTAAGTTTCGCTAACTTGTGTTTTTCCTGagcttaaaaaacatatttttacgttaccaaaaaaaacttacaattatctacttaattaattttgtttttaaaatcttgttgCTGTTTTCGGTATGCTTGTGGtctagaaaatgaaaaatgtatttgattaCATTGCCAGCGTTTTTCCCAATCTTCGAAacacttaatatttattttttcatgtgTCCTTAACCATTATCAGCGATTCGGAAACAGGACAAAGTCACACGGAGCCATATCTGGTGAATATGGAGGTTGGGGCATGACTgcggttttcggcaaaaaaattacgaacaagcaaTGACGAGTGAGCAGGTGCGTTATAGTGGTGCAAAAACCatgaattgtttttccaaaaatctgAGCGTTTTTTTGTCGAATTGCTTCACGCAAACGTCGCATAACTTCAAGGTAATAACCTTATTAACCGTTAGAACTCTTGATGCACTATGCCGTAATTATCGAAGAAAATAGCAAAACCTTCAGATTTAATCGCTGTGCTTTTTTCGCTCTTGGTGACGTTAGATGCTTTCAGTTGGCCGATTGTGCTTTGGTTTCGACATCATAACCGTTCACCCATGTTTCATAACCAGTTATGACCCTTTCAAGAAAACTTGGTTCGTCGTTGACGTGATTAAAAAACTCCTGAGCGATGTTCATGCGATTGTTTTTTTGGgcaaagttcaaaagttttggaaaaattgacGAGCTCATAGGAACACGTCGAACCTTAGCAACTACCACAGACAAAGTGAACAGTGAATGTGGCTGAAAATCGCATCATACTTAAGGTGCATGTATACCAAGACGATAAAGAAAATGTTGACCTCCGGACTCTCCAGAAccgtgaaatttaaaaattccgggtactttttgaacacatctcttacaataatttgaaatgtttaaaaaattaaatgtttgtacAGGGTTGGGCATAAAAACGTGACACATTTTAAGGACCCCTGGCTCGGTCCTATCGAGACGCAAGATATTCGTGGTTGCGAGAACGGAAAGTAGACGGttgaaggtttatttttttattttagttgttcagtgtttttcgcatttttatttgaatgaaaccTTTAATAAACAGAACTGTCGATATTGCGCTGTCGAAAATCCACAGAACATCGTCGCGAAACCCCCACATTCCGAACGCGTAACCGTCTGGTGCGGATTTGCAGAGTGGGGGATAGTTGGCGCCTACTTCTTCAGCGAAACCGTGAATACAGAGCGCTATGTCGAGATGCTACGGTCGTTTTTGGTACCGCAGTTGACGCGGAGAGATAAACTGAATCGTACTTTTTTCCAACAAGATGATGCGACCTGCCATACCTCACGAGTTAGGTTGGAATTCCTACGCAAGGACTTCGGCGACCGTTTAATCTCTCGCAGCACCGAGTTTCAGTGACCGCCGCGTTTGCAGGATTTATCcgtttgtgactactttttgtggGGTTTTTTGAAGCAACGTGTCTGTATCAATAAACCACGCACCTTGGACCAACTTAGGACGAATATTGAGACCGAAATCGGTGAAATCGGGAATATATCGCttgcaattttgcaaaaagttttcaaaaatttcgaaaaacggctcgaaaattgtattgaagtatgtggtttttaaaaaataaagattaaaaatcttcaactgtttacttttatttgctTCAAACCCGACCTCGTAATGTTTTGATGCGGCTGAGCTAGGGGTCCTTAAAATGTTTCAGGTTTTTATGCCCAACCCGTTTATTagcaattgatttttgtattaaaaaatgtttggctAAGTTCACAATCTTCTTCATTTAGTagttaattacaaaaaaattctatTGAACATATTGTGCATTCCTTTGCTAACTTACCTACTTCTGTGGTTTAACATAACGTTCTattgtagatattttattttattagttatatATTCCAATGAGTTCGTTATTTCGCATTTATCACTTTAGCTGTAAGCAATTTAATAACGActctaaaatgttaaatttatctTCTCGTTTTGCTTATTGATAATTCTTTGATGGAATTACGGCCATCGGAATATTTCTAAACAGTTACAGCTCGTgaccataaaaaaaaacaaacaaacttaaggGGACCTATTAATTGAAATTCCCAAGGTTATTTCCATACGTATTCTATGTTACAAATTAAAAGTTGAACTAATATATAATGAATCTTATTTTCACCCAAAAAGTTGTATTCGTTCaggatttaaaagaaatcaaacagccttcaaaaaacaatttgattacTCTTAAAGGgatgatttttagaaaaccaATCATCTTTTGGATGAGTCACATTGAAGGAATATTgaaataacataaataataaaatttataaaatgtgtaGTGACTTTAAACCCACCAACCACTTGATTCTTATGAGCccaatgttattattttttttttgacgtcaaacttgattttaaaaaacacaagaagATCGTAGGTTCCTCCGAAGTTctctaaaattacagaataagTTTAATCTACtagttttttgtatagttttaaatcaaaataaacaattatattaATAGTTGTCTTGAATTAAGTattaacataaaacataaaagaaattggttaaaccataagtaaataaaattctgTTGTAATTTTGTACTTACTTAACATTTATGTGTgtcaatatatgtatattcttcCATATAACAACTTGCTGAATTGGATTGTGCTCCGAAATCAAATTTGTTAGCGTATATTTTAACAGAAGATAAACCACGTGATATAGATGGGCCATCAACAAATTTAGCTCTTAGTGATATTATATCAAGCGCACTACCAGAAATTAAGAAGGACCCTAGCAAACAAGGACTTATTTCAGTTAGCGACAATGtaagttaaaaagttttcatttttttcaaatcagaaaatcaaaattcaaaagaaaagaaacttcaaaacaaaaaaaagaaggaggaggatgattcaaaaaaaaaaaaaacaatcaatcccaaaacacacaaaaaggagaaattatattttatttaatatatgtatatttctttCGAAAATCATAGTTATTTTTCAATGGCAATGGTGAGAGCTGTGAATCAGCAAGTACCTCTTCAATAGGATCAAGTAATTCCCATATCAAAGCACCTGGTGCACAATTGCAACAAAAGAATACCATTTACGGAAATAGCAATGACTGTTATATGAATGGCGGATCATCGTCATCtccattttcttcaaataagatGAGTCACCTCGAATACTCAAAATCACATTTCCAAAGCTTAGACATGGCCAAAGTAAGTTGTATAACAATCTTGCTATTCACAAATCACGTCCTCCTCCTTTCactcttaataaaaataaatacaatttccaCATAATCCACATaacatatttgaaaaacaaaaatcaaaattcaaaacaaaaaaaacacatctttTATCCTTCTTTCTCTACAAAAgatcaaatagaaaattaaaaaaaaaaaaaaaacaagaattatcTATCTTATAACAAACTGTACAAGATGTTGGttctaaagtttgtttttctttcagttaatgggaattgaaaatgattcgaaTAGTATAATCAATGCACTAGATAAAAATCAAGGCAAATTTCTAAATTTCACTTTACCATTGGAAAGGCTATGTGAGTATTACAAAAATTTCCTTAAacacaaaatcaatattttcaataaaaactacTCGAACCTGATGAAtgaaaaacttcaaacaaattcattttGGCCTTTCGAAACCTCCAAAATTTCAAACAcaacatttaaacatttaaacagGATTGAGTGGTTTTTTGTGTTGCCTGTATAAATGgatattatttgtaatttttcttgatgtaaaattatacaaaaacaaatttgattcatattgtttttatattttgaagtacgagtacaaatttaattcggacaaaaaaaaagtaagggcTCTGAACATGAATGAATACAATATGAACAGTATTGACCAAAGGTTTAGATTTAGGTTCTTTTCTAATGAAATTAGAATGATCCAGATTATGGTTTCTCAATAGATTAAACTAAGTTGGATACGAAGCAAGATAGGGGTTTATTTGTGAGACAATTTCAGAAAAATGGGGtttcaaagtaaaaaattaaattggtatTGTAATAACTCATGAAAAACTAGGTTctattgttttatgaatttcaatcTCTTGCAATGAGTAGGTTTATCTTAGAGAGATACTTTAAATTTAGGTAGAATTGACAAGTTGATGAAGACATTTCTAGTTTCTGGAATAGTTTAAAATACTCTAGAGACTAATAAACATGTATTTCCAGTTGACGACGTGTAAGAGAAAGTAATCGAGTGGTCAAATTTCTTCCCCAAATCTAAGGATCGCgccaatttgtaccaatttgtatggggtgtttttttttttaggtacatatataattttcgACTGATCGTAACAACAATCACATACAACGCGTGCAAACTATATGCTTTTATTAGAAACGGGATTGTCGCCATTATTTACTGCAACCTTGAGCTTTACTTTGAATATATAATGAAAGCAATATCGCAGTCATCTAACCGCCTGACTAGGCTTGTTGTTACGCATGCTATCTCTTCCAAatctttgttttacaaaaagtgGCAAGAAAATACAACCTGGATGCTTGGAGAgagaatttgtatgttttcataAGGAGACTGGATGAGAAACTGAGAGAGGAGTTTAAAGACCAAGCGCAGTCATCTCTTTATAATATTACTGCACACTTAATTACGACTTAAATGAATCCAATTATTTTCGGGATGAAAACAGTACCTTTAACTTTAACATATCAACCATTTTTAGAGCCAGAGGAGAACTGCTTAACTTGAATTTCAAACCACACAGGGATTATCTTCCTTTATTCTGCACTTTATGTAACCTTGGATCACGAGATTATGTATTCCATTTTAGAGCAATATGCCCGGTTCTCATTGAGATAAGAAGGGTTTTTTTTTCGACAGCTCGAAAATAACATTAGAgagaacaacaaatattttaaatggatgTGAAGGATGGAAGCCGTTTGCTGCATTCTGTAAGGAAGCAAAAAATACCCAACCCATgcactaaatatttatttaaaaactaaaattattaaaaaaaaaacgtattattataaattgttttagaaaataccTTAAAAGGACTGTACGCTAAATAACTAATGTTAAATATGTaatcaaaatttctttaaaagaaatgaaacaaTCTAATCCAAAAATTTAGAACGCGTACACAAAGGACTCACGTTAATAGAAAAATGGCGACATGAAAAATCACAGCTCAggaaaaaacttaattctttgaacTTTGAATCAGGCGCGGAAGTTCTAAAAATACGTCCAAAACACGCTGCAAATATCGTAGGGACGGAGGGAAATCCGATTACCGATCCTGCAGGCATACTTGGGTGATGGGAAGTGCATTTTAATACAGTCAGCTCACTGAAAAAGTAGAGGCTGAATCACTTCAAGAAAACGCCCTCATGGTAGTACCATTTAACATAGAAGAGGTCgtcaaaaatcatataaaaggCTGTAAAAAAGAGCCGATGGCATATCAGCCGAGCTGTTTCAACACGGCCGGCCGGCGACTGACATTgagcaatttataaaattatagtgCGGGAACATGAATAAATGTAAATGTTAAGTAAAAACACATCAACTCCCCATACACAAGAACGGAGATGTCACAACGTGCAGCAACTATAAGAGTATCACGTTGTTGAGTACCGTCTATAAGAGATAGTCTTTATGGTGTCAATGGTTGCTTGTTGGTTTGTCGGCATGTACCAATGACAGTCATAATCCCTTAAGAAGTAATCGAGAGCCGTTGAGTAGGAAGAAagacttcttaaaaaaaaaagtcaccaAATTGTTTAAGCAACAAAAAGATTTTCGTCTATGTTCGGCTGATTCATTTTTGCAAACCAAAAATCGTAACGCAACTcctaaagaaataagaaaagatgATTATGCACCAAACAGTCAATTTGTACTGATGGAATGATTAATAGCTAACGTCTTGAATATAACATTTTCGCTTCGGCAATTATTCTTCTTGCCAAAGCCATTTCACTTCACtgtgtagacacagtgtgagcactaggaaagggagagaggggttgaaaggagatgtcggtgcacattggttttgaattcctgaatattgcaatagctgggaaagacagagtgtgacaaggcattccacattcgcatagtacggctaaagaaagaatctctgtacttgacagtacgaccgaagatgggctcgagggtatattgatgagcattcctagaagcgcgagtattacggttgaactgtttaaggggaggaatgcagctggctatttctctagagcataaaccattaaaataacggtaaaaaagcgtaagacaagaaaaatttcgacgatgttcaagtgacgcaAAGGATCTTATAATgccctacgttcaatactatccaagaggctaaagtaagttgcaggagcaccagcccagatatgggagttatactcaagctttggacgtatataagtcttgtaaataacagccagatcaaagggggagaaaaacttcttgcatcgccttagaaaacccaaacatcttgcggcatttttggcgacatcgcgtatgtgatcgttccacaaaaggtggttggtgatacacataccaagaatatcgagatgttcagtttcctcgatgcaagtgccatttatggataatggcagggggggtatatttcgctttaacgatacaaaacagcattgcgttttcgaagcattaaattccacgcggtttcttattccccattgtacaatgctgtttaggtcggaatttaatgagcttatcatattttgtcgttgcagttccacatccgaagaagaggggtgtgaatctgaaaacgaatatgaaaagctaagagtactatcgtcagcgaaacaatgtattggattaggtgttgcagacaggagaccattaataaaaatgagaaagagtgttggagatagaacagagccctggggcacaccagcatttattttatttatacaacttgtattgaacgattcgaaaggtaattaatgaaggagggattcatgcaaaccgaaagcacgcattttcgataagagagcctgatgccaaaccctatcaaatgcttttgaaatatctagtgcaataatcttactttctccgaaactatgtaaagatttgttccattgttcggtgagatgaaatatgagatcaccagtggacctattgctacgaaagccatactgtcggtcattaagaaggttccgttcttcaagatatttcttgagctgataattaatcagcgtttccatgaccttggaaagaagggacgtaagtgcaatcggtcaataattagacggtgaggaagatttgccttttttgggaataggctggacaaatgcggttttccatccgctcggaacgagacctgaggagtaggacagatgaaaaagcttacgcagtggttttgccagcgatgaagaacacctcttcagaacaatagcggggatatcatcgggaccagcagatttgtgtatgttaagatcctttaggactctcgctacagtacgagtgcggaaaaagatttgccccatagaatcattaactcgctcaagtacaggcggagtcataacactcactggcatagttgaattggcggcgaactgcctagcaaagagatttgctttctctaaagagctaactaataaagtgtcattcacaacgagcgtaggaaccgaggaagaggaagaattcctcatattttttacaaatgaccaaaaatgtttactgcctttgggacattgcagtattttttgccgtaatttttggtcatgtaaaaatttggtccgtcgaatatgggcgttgcaggccttcctggcttgcttgaacttattccggttttcctcagttggattggctttcaaacaacggaaacttaccttcttaaccctaataacctctttacagctcgcatccaaccatgcgttttccttaggtcagatgcttttaaccctattcgggataaaagttctcattcccaggagaatcaaacttgtgatcatatcagcgctggcgtcaacgtcaatatcgaggaagcatagtgaccagttaaagatcctgaagtaattattgagaccgtcccagttggctttctcgtattgccaaacggttctcttaggagctctttctttaactggagagtttttacacgagaaactTGCTGATATGagacaatggtcagatgtgcctagaggagatagaacactaatagtgtacttaccagggtcagaggtaaaaaacaagtcaagagtgttttctgctcgacctaccacgtccgatattcgagtgggctcgttgaccagctgagttaggtggtttaactcagcgaagatctcagcacacactccttctgttGTTGACTGGCTCGAATGTtaaagccatgaagaattgtgtacattgaaatcgcccgtaacaacgatttcagtgcgaggataggacgaaacaattctttggatggaatcagacaaagcatcaaattcacgagaagttgatactctgtctagatttggacttcgataaaggaaaatgatttgcttgttcacggaaaatttaaaccacataaaattgaaaaaagaatcggtgcagagaccatattgtggcaaaaactgataagcaacatcattcctaatgtatatggcgagaccatggtgggaaaagaataatggcaccaagttatacccttaaataaagaattcagtgggatcggaatcctcacccacttgggtttcacttagtgccaatacagctggcctgtttaaagcagtatgggagtacacagaaagaaaattcgatctaagcccacgaatattacaataatctaccctgaaatttccagccattgcaaataaaagaaacacaaaaaccaaaacagacgaagactataagaaaaatattactgagttgaaccacagaatgctattcgatacacgccactattagtgttatgccttagtagtgacaagaatcgaatccggccctgttaattcaaaacagtaaaatttgaTAACAATCTGTTATCAACGATGACGTAGTCTGTGAatcaattgcattagttattaaacacaatgcaatttgatacacaTGCTAAGTCATGCGACTGTACGAGAGAAGGGGAAAGTGAAGGATGGTATTCACTGTGCATCTTCGtaaacaacttttgaaaaaaagattccTTATTGTCCGTGCCGCAACTTCATGACTTAACTGGGATGAAGTAACATCATAAATTACTTAGCTTACGGCAAAAAGATTGACCCAACTCTGTCAAAGTATAAGATGATCTTCATTTTTATCTCATTCTTGAGATTTTCAAGGTTTCCAGTCATTTTAACTGGCTTGCAATGCTTACCTTGAAAGATTGACCCGAATAGTACATCTGAACCACGAGCTTATGCATTTTAAGTGTGCAGCTTTTATTTTAACCTTATGCATCAAAAAGTCGTTCGGGATTGGTTCTTTACAACTGTTACACCAAATTTGTCTGTGCTTAATATTTgtcttaatttaatattaagagGTCGAATAATTTTAGAAAGAATTGTGTCGTCAAGTCAAGTgtgtattttgttatttaaaagcAGTTAACCCatttagaatattttgaataagtcTTTGTTGGGCAACATAACGAAATAGAAGGCTTTCATTATGGAAAGCGAATCGAATAATTAAATCAACGTGAACTATCATTCGCGGCTCCCATGTATATGTTCactattcaggaattcaaaaccaatgtgcaccgacatctcctttcaacccctctctccctttcctagtgctcacactgcgTCTAcgtaataagggtagtaatatccctttgagtgtgcgcttgtTATAAAAGAAAAGTAACTTCGAAGAAGATTTatgctttatttttatctaaagtTTTCAAATACTACATCAACGACTCACTATTTGTAATTAGTTACCTTAGTCTGTCGAAAAAACTTTTTACCGTAAAACTTTTCGAAGTGTAATGTTAAGTAACAATATCAGTCAGAGTTATCAGTCTAACCCAAATCTATAAACTAACCACCTTTCACTTTTTGTGTTATTGTCGTTAGCTCGACGAACATAGACGCTTGTTTTTGTGCTATCAAtggattttaacatttttttattacgttttatttcgtttttttatttaattggatAAAATAGTTGTATAAGTATGAGACATCTGCTGTCAGCTGTGAAaagattatatatttaaattacataGATACATACAAATCTATAATTACAGCTTCATGTTCTTTAGATGAAATGCGAGATATTGTACCTAATCAAAGAGAGAATCCTATCTCCGCCGGACTTGCTCAATCCGGATTGCTACAACGGTCTTCTGCTCCTATTAACATTCCTAATTCACAATTAACAAATTCAATATCAggtaataaatacaaatcttaTCATGTTATTCTATTTacctatatataaaataaattaatttggttttatagattttaactCGGGTGGTTTCTCTGTAAACATTCCTGGCAGCTCGCTCAACTATAGTCCTACAAATCATTCGAATTTATTTAATGTAGCAGATGTATTCAATTATAGCGGTTCTGGTTCGAAATTAAGTAATTCATTAACAGCCAACCAAAATGACAGtagtagtttattttttcaaccaCGTATTATTTCGCCGGGCTTTGGCGATTCTTTATCAATTAGTCCTTCTGTTaggtgagtttttatttttttaaattgaatttgaatttttgggttatactaataaatattttttttatagaataacagaattaaattcaattcgCGCTGACCTAACAAGTAGTTCCGTTGGAAATAGTTTATTTgacaataatttgcaaaataataaaCCAGCTGCATATTCATTGCAATCGATACAAACATCCAATCCAGATGTTGTTAGACTTAACAAtgatttgacaaataaaacggcacaaataattaaattacaaaccACATTAAAATTAGAAATGGATGAATGTAATAGAAAggtaaattataattaattgaattgaatttaaatttttttcttaaaatgcaatatattgtttattttttaaatagttgagTCTAATTGAATTGCAAAGAGATAAAGCAAAACAGGAAGCTCTGGATTGGAAGGAGCGTTTTGATCTAGCACAAACACAAATTAACTTAACAGCTGATTTACGTAGTTTATCGATATCGAAACTTAAGCAGTTGCaggtaagtttaaattaaatcccCTTTTTTGCAGCtttgtaatataattttgtattatgaaaTATTTCACCCGCCAATGTTTACATTTCGAACAATCTTCAGTTGAAAAACCCGGTCCGTGACACCGGCGCGGCGCGGCGTCACCATTGATCAAAGTCAAATTTGCGTCACCATTGGCACgtaaaaacgaaattaaaaaacaaatagagcGAAGAGAAAGATATTCCATTTTTGATACGGAAAACAAAGTTTAGTTGATCTCGTGTGCGATTAAGATAATAAGGGCGGATAGTTTTGAAATGCAATAAAACAAGCTCTGTGTGAGGAActcacaaaataattgttttatttgaaaggcgcgTGTATACTATTAAGTGTGAAATATGGCATTATATAagcagtgttctgtcgaattagccagttgcattgcccccccccccctcaaacaattcagaggtaatactcgtacttctaggaaggCACATCAGtataaccttgagctcaattttggacgtactgtcaagtatagatattttttttttaactgcacatcgagaatgtggaatgctttactcaGCTCTGtgtttccctatcattttgatattcaaacactttaagaccaatgtgcaccggtatttCCTCTTTAAtgcttccctattttcctaaagctgtgtttaaactttaaaaatgttaagggtattaataaccccttgagtgcccattatttaaaaaaaaatccaaaggcCGGACCCGGCTCCTTACGATGGCATGGATCCGAGTGTTCCAATTTTCAATggctcttccgcatagatctggctgaatttgagcgatgacCTACGTTATGTttacctttagggcatcggtcgattgtagTTTATTAGAATAGaactgcgacttcaagaaaccccacaggaaaaagtctagcggagCAAATCGCATGACTTTGATGGCCAATTCAGATAaacttaccctcaaatcgttcatgcaaaatgtcaaccgtggcgtttgctgtgtggcacgtagcacaGTCCAtcctggaaccacatgtcgtctaggtctaTATGgctcaatttgggccataagaaattagttatcatcgttatttagtgctcgctgttgacggtggcCGCTTCaataacgtcgttttcaaaaaattacggaCCAATTCCTTAGCCTGcctaaaatccacaccaaacggtaactttttgaggatgcattatcacctatCGCGTGAGTTGGTGTCttcccaaatacgacaatttcgCTTATTAATACAGCCATTCATGCAAAAATActcctcgtcactaaagatgtgtttttcggccaaaattggggtcctcttccgaaaagattcgaagcccagtcagcgaacaaacggcgttgtctatggtcatgaactttgagctcctgggtgaGTTGGATCTTGTATTGGGTGTAGGCCCCAGTCCCCACGTTCTTGTGCACGGCTGATCTTGGATCCAAAGTTTATACAATGTATACATGAAACAAAGTCTttggtattattattattagaata
It encodes:
- the LOC129939703 gene encoding RING finger protein unkempt isoform X4, whose amino-acid sequence is MANENKLMLATQQEKPNHYTPFTCRYLKEFRVEQCQSFLQHKCNQHRPFICFNWHFQNQRRRRPIRKRDGTFNYSADNYCTKYDETTGLCPDGDDCPFLHRTAGDTERRYHLRYYKTCMCVHDTDSRGYCVKNGHHCAFAHGVQDQRPPVYDIKELETLQNSENAIDGTNAQNALDKERNLMNEDPKWQDTNYVLANYKTEPCKRPPRLCRQGYACPQFHNSKDKRRSPRKFKYRSTPCPNVKHGEEWGEPGNCEAGDNCQYCHTRTEQQFHPEIYKSTKCNDVQQAGYCPRSVFCAFAHVEQDKPRDIDGPSTNLALSDIISSALPEIKKDPSKQGLISVSDNLFFNGNGESCESASTSSIGSSNSHIKAPGAQLQQKNTIYGNSNDCYMNGGSSSSPFSSNKMSHLEYSKSHFQSLDMAKLMGIENDSNSIINALDKNQGKFLNFTLPLERLSSCSLDEMRDIVPNQRENPISAGLAQSGLLQRSSAPINIPNSQLTNSISDFNSGGFSVNIPGSSLNYSPTNHSNLFNVADVFNYSGSGSKLSNSLTANQNDSSSLFFQPRIISPGFGDSLSISPSVRITELNSIRADLTSSSVGNSLFDNNLQNNKPAAYSLQSIQTSNPDVVRLNNDLTNKTAQIIKLQTTLKLEMDECNRKLSLIELQRDKAKQEALDWKERFDLAQTQINLTADLRSLSISKLKQLQSKLRTDLEEVEKVLYSETATKCMKCEENNRTITLDPCNHFILCDTCARSVTECPYCQTPVTVQA